TTGTATCACTCAGTATATCGTTTGATATTgttataagaagaaaattgtgGTATAAAAAACACAAgtgtaaaaaataaagtatcaaTTAAAAGTGAAAGGCATAACATTAAAAACaggtaaaattgaaaaaaaaattaaaaactagtTAACATTGTTTATTGATCACAAATAACTATCATAagtaaatttctaaaaaaatatatacgatTACATTCAATGCCCTTTCGAAACTGAATCAATATGTTTAAGGACATCTTCTGCTGATAAATCTTTCAACGTCACACATTTTTCCTTTCCCTTATCTATAAAAGATATGCATACATAAtttaaactagaaaaaaatgtatataaatcgAGAAGAAAAACAATCTCGGGGGTtataagaaagaaaacaaagttaaataatatatttgttttacgTACCAAATCTAGCCCAAAGTTTAGGTTCGACACCAGAACATTCTCTTATCAGTATAGGAA
The sequence above is drawn from the Diorhabda carinulata isolate Delta chromosome 6, icDioCari1.1, whole genome shotgun sequence genome and encodes:
- the LOC130895581 gene encoding NADH dehydrogenase [ubiquinone] 1 alpha subcomplex subunit 2, with translation MALRFGSALKELRIHLCQTGAASKGVREFVEKHYVNLKSNNPKLPILIRECSGVEPKLWARFDKGKEKCVTLKDLSAEDVLKHIDSVSKGH